The DNA segment TGGAAACGCAATAAGGCTCGTAAAGCGACAGCTCAAAAGTGGTTGCATAAAGTTGGTATTAAAAACGCTGAAGAGGTCATGAGCAGTTATGCTTGGGAGCTTTCTGCCGGTGAATGCCAAAAAGTGATGATTGCTATGGCGATTGCTAATCAGCCACGCCTGTTGATTGCCGATGAGCCAACAGATTCGATGGAGCTCAGCACTCAAGCACAGATATTTAGATTACTGAGTAAGCTTAATCAGCTACACAATGTGTCCATTTTGCTGATTAGCCATGAATTAGAGACCCTATCAGGTTGGTGCGATCAACTCACGGTTCTATACAGTGGCCAAGTGATGGAGTCAGGACCAACATCCGAAGTTCTTGAGCAGCCTTTTCACCCTTATACTAAAGCTCTACTCGACAACATGCCTGACTACTCAGGTGTTTTAGCCCACAAGTCGGTTATGAAAACCTTGCCAGGCTCGGCACCAGCATTGCAACACCTTCCCATAGGTTGTCGACTCGGGCCGCGCTGCCCACAAGCACAGAAGCGTTGCGTCAGTAAACCTAGCTTATGTCGTAAAAAAGACCGCTATTTTGCGTGTCATTTCCCCTATCACAGTGAGCCATGTAATGACGACACCACTTCTTAAAGTTAACGATCTAAGCAAGAGCTATTTCGCTGGTTATAAACGTTTTAAGCGTCAATATAACAAAGCGCTTTCACCGGTATCATTTGAGTTAAACCAAGGTGAAACTTTGGCGATTGTTGGCGAAGCTGGCTCAGGCAAAAGTACCATCGCTCGAATCTTGGTCGGTGCAGAAATCAGAAGTGGCGGAGAGATCTTCTTCGAAGGTGAACCATTAGATAAACACGATCTGAAACAGCGCTGCCGCCTTATTCGAATGATTTTTCAGGACCCAAATACCTCGCTCAATCCAAGACTAACAATTGGCGAGTTATTGGATGAACCTTTAAAGTTTAATACCAAGCTCAATAGCAGTGAACGCAAGGCTCAGGTTATTGATAAGCTAAGAAAAGTTGGCCTACTACCCGAACATGTTGAATTTTACCCGCATATGATCTCTGAGGGCCAGAAACAGCGTGTAGCAGTAGCAAGAGCGTTAATGCTGGATCCAAAAATCATTATTGCCGACGAAGCCTTAACTGCGCTTGATCTATCAGTAAGATCGCAGATTTTAAACTTGCTGCTCGAACTGCAACAAGATATGGGCTTATCTTATATTTTCGTTTCCCATAATATGAATATTATTCGCCATGTTAGTGACAAAATCATGGTGCTTAAAAAAGGTGTAATGGTCGAGAAGGCAACTACAGAGCAGTTATTTAACGCGCCTAAACATGAATACACTCAAAGACTGATCCAAGAGCAAAGCTTGTTTACTCGCAAAAAATAAGCAACTATCTTACTTGCTGCTTTACTGTGCATAAACCGTTGATTTATGCCTCTAAGGCTTGTTTTTAAGTCAGTAAACTGCTCCAACCACTGTGAAAAAAGCCGATTTTTAAGAAAAACGAGTGCCATTTGATGTCGGTTTAATTATCCTAGAGACAATTTTTTAAGAGAATCAAAAAATATGATCATCAAACCTAGAATCCGTGGTTTTATTTGTACTACGACCCATCCTGTTGGCTGTGAAGCCAATGTTCTTGAGCAAATCAACTTTACCAAAGCTAAAGGTAAAATAGCTAACGGCCCTAAAAAGGTATTAGTGATAGGCTCGTCTAGTGGATACGGTCTTTCTTCACGCATCACAGCCGCTTTTGGTAGCGATGCCGCCACGTTAGGTGTATTTTTTGAAAAGCCAAGTACAGAAACTAAACCTGGTACTGCGGGCTGGTATAACTCTGCTGCATTTGACAAGTTTGCTAAAGCTGAAGGACTCTATTCTAAAAGCATCAACTGTGATGCATTCAGCCACCAAGCTAAGCAAAAAGCCATTGAGCTTATCAAGCAAGACTTAGGTCAAGTGGACATGGTGGTTTATTCACTCGCCTCTCCGGTGCGTAAAATGCCTGACACTGGTGAGCTTATTCGCTCTTCACTAAAGCCAATCGGTGAAACTTACACAGCAACGGCTGTAGACACCAACAAAGACATCATCATCGAAGCAACTGTAGAGCCTGCGAGTGAGCAAGAAATTGCCGATACCGTTACCGTTATGGGCGGCGAAGATTGGGAACTGTGGATGCAAGCCTTGTCTGAAGCTGGCGTATTAACAGACAACTGCAAAACCGTTGCTTACAGCTACATTGGTACCGAGCTAACTTGGCCTATCTACTGGCATGGCGCTCTTGGTAAAGCCAAGATGGACTTGGACCGCGCCGCTCATGCGTTAGACGCTAAGCTTTCAGCAACTGGCGGCAGTGCTAACGTTGCAGTGCTAAAGAGTGTAGTGACTCAAGCAAGCTCGGCAATCCCTGTCATGCCGCTTTATATCGCAATGGTATTTAAGAAGATGCGCGCTGAAGGCCTACATGAAGGCTGTATCGAACAAATTAACCGTATGTTCAGCGAGCGTTTATTTAAAGCTGATGGCACTGCGGCAGATGTGGATGATTCAAATCGCCTACGCCTTGATGACTGGGAGCTTCGTGAAGAGATCCAGCAGCATTGCCGTGATATGTGGCCACTAGTGACTACCGAAAACTTGGCAGAGTTGACCGATTACCGTGAATACAAAGAAGAGTTTCTAAAACTGTTCGGATTTGGCATCGAAGGTATCGACTATGAAGCGGACGTTAACCCAAACGTTAAGTTTGATGTAGTTTCAATCTAAATCACCTCGTGATTTAGCCAATACTAACCTGTATTGAAGTAAACGCCGCAATGTAATATTGCGGCGTTTTTTATTGTGTCTTCACAACATGCATGCCTAGCGGGTTTGTTATTATGGCTATCGATGAGAGCTGTTGACGCATCGTTATTGGATCATCAGCGACTCACCACACAGAATCATGAAGAAAAGCAACAGCAAGCTTTTAATCTTTATCTTCGTGCTCTTCGTGCTCTTCGTGAAAGCGACGCGCTTCGTGGTGAAATTAGCTAATACACGTCCATAAAAAAACCGGCTTCAGCCGGTTTTTTATTGCCTCATATGAGACTCACTTCTATTTATTCAGTAGTGCTGACTCAGTAGCTCTTACTCAGCAACTGGGTAAAGTACTTCACCCTTAGCCTTTAGAGACGCGATAACCGCACGGTAATCGTTTTCACTGTACTGGGAGTTCAAACGTTGTTTAAGCGCTTCAAGAAGGCTTGCATCAACATCTTCAGCAGCATTAACTTGCTTCAACACTACGACTGCGTAGCCATTTGCAAGCGCTACGGTATCAACAGAAGCCTTGTCGCTTGGCTGTGCCATAGAGAACGCCTTATTTACAATCGCGCCATCAACGTCTTGCTCAAAACGTGCAAGCTTATCTTTAACGATAAAGTCTGAGGTAACGCCTGAGGCTTCAACCGCAGTCATCAGCTCTTGAGCTTGCTTGCGTGCTGCTTCATTAGCTTGCTCTTGCTTTAAACGGTTAGCGATTGCATTGCGAACGTCAGCTAAGTCCATAGTGCCCGCAGCTTTATGGGTATTCACGCGAATAACCACCACATGGTTTGGCTCTACTTCTAACACATCGCTATTCATACCATCCAGTAACACATTCGAAGAGAATGCTTCTTTTAGCAAGTCAGGATTGCTAAATAGTTCTGGTGGATTAGTACGTGCAAATTCAACAGTTGTCTTAACCTCAACACCTAAATCTTTCGCCGCATCGACTAGCGTATCAGGCACTTCGTAGCTGGTATCGGCTAACACTTGCTGTAACTCGTAGAATTTGTCTACCGCTTGCTTCTCTTGAAGTTGAGCAATGATTTTTTCTTTAACGTCAGCAAATGGGGCCTCTGCACCGGCTTGGATATCCAACAACTTAATAATGTGATAACCAAAGTTTGTTTTCACAACATTTGAATAGTCACCTTTATTAAGTGCAAACAGTGCGGTGTCAAACTCAGGCTCCATAACACCCGCTTCAAACCAATCTAGTTGACCACCCTGCTCACCGCTAAAAGTATCTTCAGATTCTGTCTTTGCAAGTTCTGCGAAGTCAGCACCGTCTTGAAGTTGCTTATAGATAGCTTCGGCTTTCGCTTTAGCCGCTGCGTCATCGTCACCAGCTTGAACAAGGATATGCGCCGCTAAGCGCTTCTCAGCTTGTGTGTAGTTAGCTTTATGCTCGTCATAATAAGCTTGTGCGTCAGCATCGGTTACTTTTACATCTTTAGCTAGATCTTTTGCATCAAGCTCGATGTAGTCAAGACTAACGACTTCTGGACGAATAAATTGGTCTAGATTTGAATCGTAATAAGTCTTGATCTGCTCATCGGTAACACTGATGTCAGCTAGGAAAGGAGTCGCATCGATAACCTTGTAGTCGATATCACGTGTCTGACCTTGAAGATCGGCCAAATACTTGGCTTCACCAGGTAAAACAAATTCAGAACCCACTAAGGTAGCAACAAGCTGACGGCGAGTCATATCGGTACGCATCATGTCGCGGAAAGAGTTCGCCTGATAACCTAACTGACGCAGAATAGCTTGGTAACGATCGTTATCGAAACGGCCGTCAGTTTGGAATGCAGGCTCTGTCATAATTGCCGCTTTAATCTGCTCATCAGATACGCGCAATCCTAACTCAGCCGCATTTTGGTCTAATAACGTCTCAGCCACTAAACGCTCTAAAACGCTTTGCTTAACGCTTTGCATGTAGTTATCATCAGCTGACAGTGTGGCAAACATATCGCCTAACTGTTGCTCTAAACGACTACGTTCATTTTGATATGCTTGCTCTAAAGCTGAGTTGCTGATCTCTTCACCATTTACGGTAGCAGCTGCAACCTCAGTTGAAGAACCCAAATAACTACTTACACCGGTAAATGCAAAAGAAAGTATCACAAGGACTAATATACTTTTAGCAATGACACCTTGTGAGCCTTCGCGAATCTTTTCTAACATCAGACTTCTCGCTTGTTGCGATTAATATAATAAAAAGGCGCATCACTGTTTGGATGCGCCTTTTTGTAATTTAAAGGAGGAGAAAATACCAAAATCTTCAAACTCCTGCTGGCGAAATTAAGGTGATACTTAATTTATGCCCTTTCTATTTGTAGAAAGCACTGTTAAAACAGTGCTTTCTTACAATAGCCTTACAAAGGCTGCATTGCTAACTTTTATTAGTTAACAGCGTCTTTTAGAGCTTTACCAGCTTTGAATGCTGGAATATTTGCTGCAGCGATTTTGATCTCTTTACCCGTTTGTGGGTTACGACCAGTACGCTCTGCACGTTGACGCACTTCGAAAGTACCGAAACCAACAAGAGCAATCTTATCGCCTTCTTTAAGGCCGTCAGTAACAGCGCCGATGAAAGAGTCTAATGCACGGCCAGCTGCCGCTTTAGAAATGTCAGCACCAGAAGCGATTTTCTCGATTAGTTCAGATTTGTTCATGTCATCCCCTTGAATGTAATTTGTGCGCCGCACCCAAATCCTTGTCTAGAGCGGTCTGCGGAGGCTTTTTATAACAAGCTTAGAACCAAAGTTCAAGCCTTATAGGAAAACCAAAGAAATAAATTAGGATACTACTCAAAACCAGTCACTCCAAGGGCTGGAGCGACTGACTCTCCACAGACTTAGGCTACCACAGCTTGATACTTAGGTAAGCCCCTTTTTACTGTTTTTTTAAAGCAATCCTACAATTTATTGCGTTAGTCCACGTTTTCTACTACTTCGAAGCCTTCAACTGGTCGCTCTAGCGCCAACTTAAGTACTTCATCGACCCATTTCACGGGATAAATCTTTAGATCGGCAATGACATTTTGTGGAATTTCTTCCAAATCACGTTCATTTTCCTTTGGAATTAGAACAACTTTCGTACCGCCACGATGTGCGGCCAATAGTTTTTCTTTCAATCCACCAATCGGTAATACTTCACCACGAAGGGTTATTTCACCTGTCATTGCCACGTCAGCACGAACAGGGTTGCCCGTTAGGCTAGATACTAGCGCAGTACACATAGCCGCACCTGCTGATGGACCATCTTTCGGTGTCGCGCCCTCTGGTACGTGGACGTGAATATCACGCTTCTCGTAAAAGTCGGGGTTAATACCCAATTGCTCTGCACGAGCACGCACAACCGTCATTGCCGCTTGAATCGATTCTTGCATCACATCGCCAAGTGAGCCGGTATACGTCAGCTTACCCTTACCAGGCACTGAGGTGGCTTCGATGGTAAGCAGATCGCCACCCACTTCGGTCCACGCCAAACCGGTAACTTGACCAATCTGGTTATTAGACTCAGCTTTACCGTAGTCACAGCGTTGTACGCCTAGGAATGACTTAAGGTTGTCTTGGTTAACTTCAACATGCTTAATACTCTTATCAAGCAGAATTTGTTTAACCACTTTACGACAGATTTTTGATAGCTCACGCTCAAGTGCACGTACGCCCGCTTCACGAGTGTAGTAACGAATAATACCGATAATGGCACTATCATCAACCGTCACTTCTTTGGCTTTTAAACCATTGCGCTCAATCTGCTTCGGCAGCAGATGCTGCTTTGCGATATTAAGCTTCTCATCTTCGGTGTAACCCGATAAACGGATCACTTCCATACGGTCTAATAGAGGACCTGGAATATTCATCGAGTTTGACGTTGCCACGAACATCACATCAGACAAGTCATAATCGACTTCCATGTAGTGATCGCTAAACGCTGAGTTTTGCTCAGGGTCTAACACCTCAAGCAGGGCTGAAGCCGGGTCGCCACGCATATCACTACTCATCTTGTCGATTTCATCGAGCAAGAACAGTGGGTTTTTAACGCCCACTTTAGACATTTTTTGAATGACTTTACCTGGCATAGAACCAATATAAGTACGACGGTGACCACGGATCTCCGCTTCATCACGCACGCCGCCTAACGCAACACGCACATACTTACGACCCGTTGCTTTTGCAATTGACTGACCCAGTGAGGTTTTACCCACACCTGGTGGTCCAACTAAACACAGAATCGGACCTTTAAGCTGTTTAACTCGGCTTTGTACCGCTAGATACTCTAAAATGCGTTCTTTGACTTTTTCAAGACCAAAGTGGTCGGTATCTAAGACATCTTGTGCTTTAGCTAAGTCACGCTTGATTTTCGAGCGCTTGTGCCAAGGCACTGACACCATCCATTCAACATAACTTCTCACCACGGTCGCTTCAGCGGACATAGGTGACATCATTTTTAGCTTATTTAACTCAGCAGAGGCTTTTTCTTTCGCCTCAGTAGGCATCTGCGCCTCTTCAATCTTTTTCGCTAAGCTTTCAAATTCATCGTGAGATTCGTCAATATCACCCAGCTCTTTTTGAATCGCTTTCATTTGCTCATTCAAATAGTACTCGCGCTGACTCTTCTCCATCTGCTTTTTAACACGGCTACGAATACGCTTCTCAACCTGAAGTAGGTCAATCTCCGATTCCATCATCGCCATCAAATATTCGATACGCTCGCTAACATTGACCATCTCAAGCACAGACTGTTTGTCTTCTAGCTTAAGTGGCATATGCGCGGCCATAGTGTCGGCAAGTCTTGCAGCTTCGTCAATACCCGATAGCGAGGTCAAGACCTCTGGTGGGATCTTCTTATTAAGCTTGATATAGCCTTCAAATTGTCCAACAGCAGAACGAACAAGGACTTCCTCTTCTTTCTCTGACAATGGCTCAGATTCAAGATAGTGGGCAGTAGCTTGGAAGATCTCTTCTTGCTCTGAATAGTTATCGATGCGAGCACGCTGTCCGCCTTCAACTAATACCTTTACCGTGCCATCTGGCAACTTAAGTAGCTGTAATATCGATGCGACTGTACCGACATCAAAAATATCATCACTTGTTGGGTCGTCTAACTCAGCATCACGCTGGGCGACTAAAATGATTTGTTTACCTTGCTCCATTGCTTTCTCTAAGCAACGAATTGATTTCTCTCGACCGACGAATAACGGAATTACCATGTGGGGATAAACCACCACATCTCTTAGTGGTAGTACGGGTAGTTCGATTCGCGCATCACGCTCTAGGGTCATAGCTCGATTCCGTTTTTTATGATTACTTATGAGTATATTGGGGTGATTAGATAGGATTCAATGCCGAAAAACAATTAATTAAATAAGTGTACAAAAAAGGAGCCAAATAGGCTCCTTTATAATTCACTCATGAGTGTAGACGAGATTTTATTCTGCCGATGCGGTTTGTGCTTCGCTATTAGCGTAGATCAAGATAGGACTTGACTCACCTTTAACCACAGACTCATCGATAACCACTTTAGCGACATCATCTGTCGATGGCAGATCATACATGATATCAAGTAGGATCCCTTCAACAATAGAACGAAGACCACGAGCCCCCGTCTTACGAGTTTGTGCTTTAAGAGCAATCGCCTTTAATGCATCGTCTCTAAACTCAAGCTCTACATTTTCCATCTCAAATAATGCGGCAAACTGTTTAGTAATCGCATTTTTTGGCTCAGACAGAATTTGAATCAAGGCTTCATCGTCAAGCTCTGACAGTGTCGCAAGTACAGGCAGACGACCGATAAATTCAGGAATAAGACCGAACTTAACTAAATCTTCAGGCTCAACTTGTAAAAGCGTATCAGAGATAGACTTCTTATCTGCTTCACCTTTTACTTCAGCACCAAAACCAATACCGGTACCAACATGAGCACGCTGCTCAATGACCTTTTCAAGGCCTGCGAATGCACCACCACAGATGAACAAGATCTTAGAAGTATCGACTTGTAAGAACTCTTGCTGTGGGTGCTTACGACCACCTTGTGGCGGTACAGCTGCAATAGTGCCTTCAATTAGCTTAAGCAGTGCTTGCTGCACACCCTCACCCGATACGTCACGAGTAATCGATGGATTATCAGACTTACGACTGATTTTATCAATCTCATCGATATACACGATACCGCGCTGGGCTTTTTCTACATCGTAGTCGCACTTTTGCAGTAGCTTTTGAATGATGTTCTCAACATCTTCACCTACGTAACCCGCCTCAGTTAGCGTGGTTGCATCGGCCATCGTAAATGGCACGTCAAGGACACGTGCAAGTGTTTCTGCTAGTAAGGTTTTACCACTACCCGTTGGGCCAATTAGCAAGATGTTACTCTTACCCAGTTCTACGCCATCTTTAGGGGTAGCATTTCTAAGGCGCTTGTAGTGGTTATACACTGCAACAGCAAGTACTTTTTTAGCTTTATCTTGACCAATTACATAATCATCCAAATGAGCTCTTAGCTCATGAGGGGTCGGCAACTTGTCTTGATCTTGCTTTGGTGAAATCTCTTTAATTTCTTCTCTAATGATGTCATTGCAGAGTTCAACACACTCATCGCAAACATATACAGAAGGCCCTGCAATGAGTTTTCTTACCTCATGCTGGCTCTTGCCACAAAAAGAGCAGTACAGCAGTTTTCCGCCGTCACCGTTACCTTTGTCTTCACCCATTACTTTACCTCTATTTGCAGTATTTTCACTGCCTAAATCTTTTCGTTACTTCTTATTTGAGCATAGCTCAGAGCGAAGTAAAAATCAGCTTCGTTTTGCTATCACTGAATCGACTAATCCGTATTCAGCGGCTTCTGTCGCGCTCATGAAGTTATCACGGTCTGTATCACGTTCGATCACTTCAAGAGGCTGGCCTGTGTGCTCTGCAAGCATAGTATTAAGTTTATTCTTAATACCCAAGATCTCTTGAGCATGAATAGCGATATCTGACGCTTGACCTTGGAAACCACCTAATGGCTGATGGATCATCACTCTTGAGTTTGGTAAGCAATGGCGTTTGCCTTCTGCACCGCCTGCCAATAAAAATGCGCCCATGCTCGCCGCTTGACCAATACACACGGTACTCACATTAGGCTTAATGAACTGCATAGTGTCATAAATTGCCATACCTGCAGTTACGCTGCCGCCTGGTGAGTTGATGTATAGGTAGATATCCTTATCTGGGCTCTCTGATTCCAAAAACAGTAACTGAGCAACGATAAGGTTAGCCATATGTTCTTCAACTTGGCCAACGAGAAAGATCACTCGCTCTTTTAACAGGCGAGAATAAATATCATATGAACGTTCACCTTTAGCCGTCTGTTCGACAACCATAGGAACGAGTGCGTTAAGTACTGATTCTGGCGCTTTGTGCATGATTAAACTTCCCTAAATAAAAATGGCCCGCATGAGGAACCTCATACGAGCCATTATAAATGGCTAATAGCCATTTAAGTCAAGCGATGGTTACGCGCGACCTGTAGCCTTGTTCATAAATTCTTCAAAGTTGACTGCTTTTTCAGTCAAAGTTGCAGTTTTTAACAAAGCTTCAACCGCTTGCTCTTCTAGAGCAACGTTGCGCATATTCTGCATAAGTTCTTCGTTACCATTGTAGTATGCTACAACTTCACTTGGATCTTCATATGCAGAAGCCATAGAAGCGATCAAAGCTTGAACACGTTCGTCTTCAGCTTTTAGCTCGTTTGCCTTGATCACTTCGCCAAGTAGTAGACCTACTTTAACGCGACGTGCAGCTTGCTCAGTGAATAGATCAGCTGGTAGCTCAGGCATGTTTGCAGCTTGGTCGCCGAAACGTTGCATAGCTTGCTTACGCAATACTTCAACTTCACCGTCGATTAGTGCTGCAGGCAATTCGATGTCGTTTTGCTCAACTAGACCATTAAGTACTTGCTCTTTAACATTCGCTTTAAGCGCTTGTTCAAGTTCACGGCTCATGTTCTTGCTGATTTCGCCGCGTAGTGCGTCGATGCCACCTTCAGTAATACCGAATAGTGTAGCAAACTCGTCGTTAACTTCTGGAAGGTTAGCCGCTTGAACTTCGTTCAGAGTAATAGCGAAAGTTGCTACTTTACCCTTCAAGTTTTCTGCGTGGTAATCTTCAGGGAAAGTCACTTCGATATTGAACTCTTCACCCGCTTTGTGACCTTCAACACCAGACTCGAAACCTGGGATCATACGGCCGCTGCCTAGTTGTAGTTCGAAATCGTCAGCTTTGCCGCCTTCAAACTCTTCACCGTCGATTGAGCCAACAAAGTTAATTTTAGCTTTGTCGCCTTCAGCCGCTGCGCGCTCAGCTACTTCAAAAGTAGCATGCTGGTTACGTAGCGTTTCAATCATAGAATCAACGTCAGCTTCTGTTACTTCAGCTGTAGGCTGCTCAACAGTGATTGACTCAAGACCTTTTAGCTCAACTTCTGGATAGATTTCAAAAGTAGCAACAAACTCAAAGTTTTCGCCTTCAGTTGAACCAGGAGTAAAAGTAGGTGCGCCAGCAGGGTTTAACTTCTCAGCAATGATTGCTTCAATGAAGTTACGCTGCATCACTTCACCAGTGATATCTTGACGAATTGCATTACCATAACGCTTATTAATAACGCTTACAGGTACTTTTCCTGGACGGAAACCTGGGATACGGGCACGCTTAGCTTCGCTTTTCAATGCTTCTTTAACAGTGTTCTCGATCTGCTCAGCAGGTACAGAAATTGTTAGGCGACGCTCTAAGCCTTGTGTGGTTTCAACAGAAACTTGCATTTTTTTACCTCGAAAAATATGTCTATCGTCCTTTGCAATAGTCGAAAAATCAACTATTCAGGTATTCGTTTCTTGATCCGTAAATTTCACCCAAATGCCCATAAATACTGAAGATCGGCACAGGTATCTTTTAGTTGATAATTATCAAGACGCGACATTATAGCTATGGAATGCGCCAGAGTCGAGCCTCAAAGCGTGATTTACAGGCGTAAAAAAAGCGACCTAGGGTCGCTTTTTTAACTTCTTTACAGAATGAGTGGGGTGACTGATGGGGTTCGAACCCACGACAACCGGAATCACAATCCGGGACTCTACCAACTGAGCTACAATCACCACAAAAATGGTACGCCCGGCAGGATTCGAACCTGCGGCCACCCGCTTAGAAGGCGGGTGCTCTATCCAACTGAGCTACGGGCGCTCGGTAATGAAAATAAATTCATTTCCTGAACTGGGCAACTAACGTTACACGTTAGTTTAAATGTGGTCGGTGATAGAGGATTCGAACCTCTGACCCTCTGGTCCCAAACCAGATGCGCTACCGGGCTGCGCTAATCACCGAAATTTGAAACCTATTGTAAAGTACGTTTTCACGCTGGGACACCCTTTACTGTTTCTGGCCCTCAAAGACAACAACTTGCTGCTCGTTGAGAACGGAGCGCATAGTAGCCCCATACCTAAAAGTCGTCAATGACTTTTTTAAAAAACACGACCAGATGGCTACTTTACACACTAAAGGGTGTCGCTTTAACCAATGCGGCTAAAATAACTACTGCACCTCGTTATTTACTGACTCATTGTTACATTACAGGAAGTTATTATCCGTATATTAGAATTGTTTGTTAGCAGTCTAAATCAATGACACCTTTGGTCTGTCCTGTTAAAATATCGTCGTTTTCCATTATCGCGCCGTATAAAGGACACCAACCCCAATGACAGCCCAAATCATCGATGGTAAAGCGATAGCCCAAACCATTCGAACACAGCTCAAAGATAAAGTAACCGCCCGTAAAGAGGCTGGTCAAAGAGCCCCAGGTTTAGCCGTAATTCTTGTTGGAGCAGATCCTGCATCACAAGTTTACGTCGGCAGCAAACGCAGAGCCTGTGAGGAAGTCGGTTTTATATCCCGCTCATATGATCTAGACAGCAGCACATCAGAAGAAGCCCTATTATCACTCATTGATGAGTGTAACGAAGATCCAAGCATAGACGGGATCTTGGTTCAACTACCGCTTCCAGAGCATATTGAAGAATCTAAAGTGATTGAGCGTATTCGCCCAGACAAAGACGTAGATGGCTTTCATCCCTATAACGTCGGCCGTCTTGCTCAGCGGATCCCAGTACTGCGTGCCTGTACGCCTATGGGGATTATGACTCTTATAAAGTCTACTGGTGTTGATACTTTCGGGTTAGATGCCGTTGTGATTGGCGCTTCAAATATTGTCGGTCGTCCCATGGCGCTTGAACTGTTACTAACGGGTTGCACCACCACAATCTGTCACCGCTTTACGCGCAATCTTGAAGATAAAGTGCGCCAAGCCGATCTACTGGTTGTTGCTGTGGGTAAGCCTGGCTTTATTCCTGGAGACTGGATCAAACCTGGCGCAATCGTTATCGACGTTGGCATTAACCGCTTAGAGGGCGGCCAGCTTGTGGGTGATGTACAGTTTGACGACGCAGCCCAGCATGCAAGCTTTATTACACCTGTACCAGGTGGTGTTGGCCCTATGACTATCGCAAGCCTGCTTGAAAACACCCTGTATGCCTGCGAGCAGTATCACGATTAATAGAAGGTTCTAGGTTTAACAGAAGGTGCTAGGAAAAGCAGGAAAGAGCCGAGACGGAAACACTGCTCAACCATACTCCCCCATCGTTCTGTCGATGGGGTGTGGTACAAATGTTCCAGACCTAGCTAGTGAAAAAGCGATACCACACCTTTCCATCCATGGGGTGTGGCATAAGTGTTCCAGACACAAAAAAGCCTGCATAAGCAGGCTTTTTTGTGTCTGGAACATAATGTCAGTATGACTTATTGCTAAGAATTACTTCTTACGCCAAGTGGTGCCTTCTGGACCATCTTCTAAAATCACACCCAAAGCATTTAAGCCATCGCGTGCAACGTCAGCGGCAGGCCAGTCTTTTTCAGCACGAGCACGGTTACGTTCAACGATTAAGGCTTCAATTTCAGCCACTTCATCGTCACTGCCTTCACCTTTAAAGAAGGTATCAACGTCTTGACCCAAAATACCTAGCACATCGGCGAGTTCTTTAAGCGCGACACCTAAAGCTGACGCTTTAGCCAT comes from the Shewanella halifaxensis HAW-EB4 genome and includes:
- the folD gene encoding bifunctional methylenetetrahydrofolate dehydrogenase/methenyltetrahydrofolate cyclohydrolase FolD; the encoded protein is MTAQIIDGKAIAQTIRTQLKDKVTARKEAGQRAPGLAVILVGADPASQVYVGSKRRACEEVGFISRSYDLDSSTSEEALLSLIDECNEDPSIDGILVQLPLPEHIEESKVIERIRPDKDVDGFHPYNVGRLAQRIPVLRACTPMGIMTLIKSTGVDTFGLDAVVIGASNIVGRPMALELLLTGCTTTICHRFTRNLEDKVRQADLLVVAVGKPGFIPGDWIKPGAIVIDVGINRLEGGQLVGDVQFDDAAQHASFITPVPGGVGPMTIASLLENTLYACEQYHD